A genomic stretch from Marinobacter fonticola includes:
- a CDS encoding cytochrome c oxidase subunit I: MITASHAEHASGHYLSHDWTLRGWLLTVDHKRIAWLYAASITGFFFLGGLAALLIRLELITAPGDLLSSETYNKMFSLHGIVMVWFFLIPSIPATLGNFLMPMMVGAKDMAFPKLNLLSWYIYTVGGIFTLAAVIAGGVDTGWTFYTPFSSLFSNSAVIAAATGVFVVGFSSILTGLNFIVTTHTMRAPGLTWKRLPLFVWANYATGLIMVLATPVLTVTLLLLGLERGLGIGIFDPALGGDPLLFQHLFWFYSHPAVYIMILPAMGVVSEIIACFSRNPVFGYKGMVISIAAIALFGFVVWGHHMFVSGQSLYAGILFSFFTFLVAVPSAVKTLNWTATLFRGHIWFSAPMIYALSFLGLFTIGGLTGVFLAALALDVHLHDTYFVTAHFHYIMVGGAVTAYLGGLHFWWPKMTGRMYSELWSKVAALALFIGFNLTFYPQFLLGYSGMPRRYHDYPEAFEFLHILSSLGSGVLAIGYLLPLVYLGWSLWRGPRAPANPWDAYGLEWLADSPPIKHNFTETPKVTGGPYVYD, translated from the coding sequence ATGATCACTGCCTCCCATGCCGAACACGCTTCCGGGCATTACCTCAGCCATGACTGGACGTTGCGCGGCTGGCTGTTGACGGTGGACCACAAGCGCATCGCTTGGCTGTATGCGGCGTCGATCACCGGGTTCTTCTTTCTTGGCGGTCTTGCTGCGCTGCTGATTCGGCTGGAACTGATCACGGCGCCCGGCGATCTGCTGAGTTCGGAAACTTACAACAAAATGTTCTCGCTGCACGGGATCGTGATGGTCTGGTTCTTTCTGATTCCGTCCATTCCCGCCACGCTCGGCAACTTTCTGATGCCGATGATGGTGGGTGCGAAGGACATGGCCTTCCCTAAGCTCAATCTGCTGTCGTGGTACATCTACACCGTGGGCGGCATCTTCACCCTGGCGGCCGTGATCGCGGGTGGGGTGGACACCGGCTGGACCTTTTACACGCCATTCTCCAGCCTATTCTCAAATTCCGCGGTGATCGCCGCGGCCACCGGCGTCTTCGTCGTCGGCTTCTCGTCGATCCTGACCGGCCTCAACTTCATTGTGACCACCCATACCATGCGGGCTCCGGGCCTGACTTGGAAGCGGCTGCCGCTGTTTGTCTGGGCCAACTACGCCACCGGACTGATTATGGTGCTGGCCACGCCCGTGCTGACGGTGACGCTGCTGCTGTTGGGACTGGAACGGGGACTGGGGATCGGTATCTTCGATCCGGCCCTGGGGGGCGATCCGCTGCTGTTCCAGCATCTGTTCTGGTTCTACTCGCACCCGGCGGTTTACATCATGATCCTGCCAGCCATGGGCGTTGTTTCGGAAATCATTGCGTGCTTTTCCCGCAATCCTGTTTTTGGCTACAAAGGCATGGTGATTTCAATTGCCGCCATCGCGTTGTTCGGGTTCGTGGTTTGGGGGCACCACATGTTCGTCTCCGGCCAGAGCCTCTATGCCGGTATTCTGTTCTCGTTTTTCACGTTTCTGGTGGCGGTGCCGTCGGCGGTAAAGACCCTGAACTGGACAGCGACGCTGTTCCGTGGGCACATCTGGTTCTCGGCGCCGATGATCTATGCACTGTCTTTCCTGGGGCTGTTCACCATCGGCGGCCTGACGGGGGTTTTCCTGGCGGCACTGGCGCTGGACGTGCATTTGCACGACACCTACTTCGTGACCGCCCATTTCCACTACATCATGGTGGGCGGCGCCGTGACGGCTTACCTCGGCGGTCTGCATTTCTGGTGGCCGAAGATGACCGGGCGGATGTATTCGGAGCTCTGGTCCAAGGTGGCGGCCCTGGCCTTGTTCATCGGTTTCAACCTGACGTTCTATCCCCAGTTCCTGCTGGGCTACAGCGGTATGCCGCGGCGCTATCACGACTACCCCGAGGCCTTTGAGTTCCTTCATATATTGTCCTCGCTTGGCTCCGGCGTGCTGGCGATTGGCTACCTGCTGCCGCTGGTTTACCTGGGCTGGTCGCTTTGGCGCGGACCGCGGGCGCCAGCCAATCCCTGGGACGCCTATGGCCTGGAGTGGCTTGCGGACTCACCGCCGATAAAACACAACTTCACCGAAACGCCGAAGGTGACCGGGGGGCCCTATGTCTACGACTGA
- a CDS encoding c-type cytochrome encodes MRFWNVWSVRRVWKAWRAWLWVVVVGFGLAGCEQDMANQPRYEAYEAAPGWKNDQSALEPVPGTVSRGADLGPVPETLPMPLTAELLEEGRARYNTYCSPCHGRTGDADGMVVQRGFPAPPSLHNERLRSVALRHFYNVMTDGYGIMYSYAARVAPQDRWAVAAYIRALQLSQHASPEDLNEEQRASLEGSP; translated from the coding sequence ATGAGGTTCTGGAACGTTTGGAGCGTACGGAGGGTATGGAAAGCCTGGAGAGCCTGGCTCTGGGTTGTCGTCGTGGGTTTCGGGCTGGCTGGCTGTGAGCAGGATATGGCTAACCAGCCCCGCTACGAGGCCTATGAGGCGGCGCCGGGCTGGAAGAACGACCAGTCGGCATTGGAGCCGGTACCGGGAACCGTATCGCGCGGTGCCGATCTGGGGCCTGTGCCGGAGACGCTTCCGATGCCGCTGACCGCTGAATTGCTGGAGGAGGGTCGGGCAAGGTACAACACCTATTGCTCGCCCTGTCACGGGCGCACAGGCGATGCCGACGGCATGGTGGTGCAGCGCGGCTTCCCGGCACCGCCGTCGCTGCATAACGAGCGCTTGCGCTCGGTCGCCCTGCGCCATTTTTATAATGTGATGACCGATGGCTACGGCATTATGTATAGCTATGCCGCCCGCGTAGCGCCGCAAGATCGCTGGGCCGTGGCGGCCTATATCCGCGCGTTGCAACTGTCACAGCATGCGTCGCCGGAGGACCTGAACGAAGAACAACGCGCCAGTCTGGAGGGTTCTCCATGA
- a CDS encoding AI-2E family transporter produces the protein MDTNDDKKKSDADDSLSEDETAEDGAGQEAEPPPPSGTPSEKTAGEDPETKVLIKSINIRSTALVLLTTVATLYFIEWAQAVLLPLVVSVLLSYALDPLVSLLERLHLPRVLSAALILSLLVGILGLSSVPLKEEAAAMLDKVPVAMDRFQRTSNGGATEESMVEKAQKAAKKIEATAAEDDDNNDTPIGVTPVMIVDKPLDIKQYMMQGSSAAIVLITQCFSVLLLVFFLLSVGSLYKRKVVRISGPSFGRMRKAVWIMNDFHLQVRRFLFVMLLSGIFVGILTWLAFVIMDVEQAALWGVLAGVASAIPYLGPFLVLIGSGAAAFIQFGALDMAILVGGISLGITSIQGYLLTPWLTSQMSSLNPVAIFVGLLFWGWLWGPVGLVIAMPLLMIVKSLCDHITNLRAVGELLGK, from the coding sequence ATGGACACGAACGACGACAAGAAGAAATCGGATGCCGACGATTCGCTGAGTGAAGACGAAACGGCAGAGGATGGCGCCGGGCAAGAGGCCGAACCCCCACCGCCGTCCGGTACACCATCGGAAAAGACTGCAGGCGAGGATCCGGAAACCAAGGTTCTGATCAAGTCGATCAACATACGCAGTACGGCCCTGGTGCTCCTGACCACGGTCGCAACGCTCTACTTTATCGAATGGGCTCAAGCCGTGTTGTTGCCACTGGTGGTCAGTGTGCTTCTCAGCTACGCGTTGGATCCGCTGGTGTCTTTACTGGAGCGTTTGCACTTGCCCAGGGTACTGAGCGCGGCGCTTATCCTAAGCTTGCTGGTCGGTATCCTCGGCTTGTCTAGCGTGCCGCTTAAGGAAGAGGCAGCGGCCATGCTGGACAAGGTGCCGGTGGCCATGGATCGGTTCCAGCGGACCTCCAATGGGGGTGCCACCGAAGAAAGTATGGTTGAAAAGGCCCAGAAAGCGGCAAAGAAAATCGAGGCGACCGCTGCTGAAGACGACGATAACAACGATACGCCGATAGGCGTGACGCCCGTCATGATCGTCGACAAGCCCCTGGATATCAAACAATACATGATGCAGGGGTCATCGGCTGCGATTGTGCTGATAACTCAGTGTTTTTCTGTACTGCTACTGGTGTTCTTCCTGTTGTCGGTGGGGTCGTTGTACAAGCGGAAAGTGGTCAGAATTTCCGGGCCTTCTTTCGGTCGCATGCGCAAAGCCGTATGGATCATGAACGACTTCCATCTCCAGGTGAGGCGCTTCCTGTTCGTGATGCTCTTGAGCGGCATCTTCGTCGGTATTCTGACGTGGCTCGCTTTCGTCATTATGGACGTGGAGCAGGCCGCTTTGTGGGGCGTATTGGCGGGCGTAGCCAGTGCCATTCCCTATCTTGGTCCCTTCCTGGTGCTTATCGGTTCCGGCGCCGCCGCGTTCATTCAGTTCGGTGCGCTGGACATGGCCATTCTCGTAGGCGGCATATCGCTGGGGATCACCAGTATTCAAGGCTATTTATTAACGCCCTGGCTAACCAGCCAGATGTCGAGCTTGAATCCTGTGGCGATCTTCGTCGGCCTATTGTTCTGGGGCTGGCTCTGGGGACCGGTGGGGCTGGTGATCGCCATGCCTTTGCTGATGATCGTCAAGTCGCTTTGCGACCACATTACGAATCTTCGTGCGGTGGGAGAGCTGTTGGGGAAATAG
- a CDS encoding cytochrome C oxidase subunit IV family protein encodes MPSKMNYMNYRPMLLTWIGLLILLGVSVLGASMTSGVLQLVISLTCAALMAALVMTFFMRLRSAEALIRLYALGGFLWLGFLILMTMADYLTR; translated from the coding sequence ATGCCCTCCAAGATGAACTACATGAACTACCGCCCGATGCTGCTCACCTGGATCGGCCTTCTCATACTGCTCGGCGTCAGCGTGCTGGGCGCTTCGATGACATCCGGTGTGCTCCAGCTCGTTATCAGCCTAACGTGCGCAGCCCTGATGGCCGCACTGGTGATGACGTTTTTCATGCGCCTCAGGTCGGCCGAAGCGCTGATCCGGCTATATGCTCTCGGAGGATTCCTATGGCTGGGCTTTTTGATTCTGATGACGATGGCGGATTACCTGACTCGATGA
- the coxB gene encoding cytochrome c oxidase subunit II encodes MSEQAIVDPDIGYQLIPTEASDYATQVDHLYYGLLGLSALLIAILVGLIAVFGFRYHRSRTGARRPRIAGKAGHRIEIGFAAMLALFFMGLFYWGSHLYMDVYGDEPSDITINVIGKQWMWKVQHPDGTREINTLHVPVGESVTLRLTSQDVIHSFSIPALRLKRDAVPGFYTTARFTASQTGEFRLFCAEYCGNDHSRMRGRVVVMSRADYEDWLTRHGEGPSPAVAGKQLFQSHGCTGCHQDSAGAPAPALDGLYGRTVPLEGGDTIVADEAYIRDSILQPQKHVVAGFQPIMPSFSGQISESEIFQMIAYIKSLQPGDWHQDDASGATQ; translated from the coding sequence ATGAGCGAGCAGGCGATTGTCGATCCTGACATCGGCTACCAGCTGATTCCCACGGAAGCCTCCGACTACGCCACCCAGGTGGACCATTTGTATTACGGGTTGCTGGGGCTGTCGGCGTTGTTGATTGCTATCCTGGTCGGGCTGATTGCGGTGTTCGGGTTTCGCTATCACCGCTCGCGGACCGGCGCCCGCAGGCCGCGCATTGCCGGTAAAGCCGGACACCGGATCGAGATTGGCTTCGCCGCCATGTTGGCCTTGTTCTTCATGGGGCTGTTCTATTGGGGCAGCCATCTTTACATGGACGTGTATGGCGACGAGCCGTCGGATATCACCATTAATGTGATCGGCAAGCAGTGGATGTGGAAGGTCCAGCATCCCGACGGCACCCGTGAGATCAATACCCTGCATGTCCCGGTGGGCGAGTCCGTGACGCTGCGTTTAACGTCGCAGGACGTGATCCACAGTTTTTCCATTCCCGCGCTACGCCTGAAGCGTGACGCCGTGCCGGGATTTTACACCACCGCCCGGTTTACCGCGTCGCAGACCGGGGAGTTCCGCCTGTTCTGCGCGGAGTATTGCGGTAACGATCACTCGAGGATGCGGGGCAGGGTAGTGGTGATGTCCCGGGCTGACTACGAAGACTGGCTGACCCGTCACGGTGAAGGGCCCAGTCCGGCGGTGGCCGGCAAGCAGCTGTTCCAGAGCCATGGCTGCACCGGTTGTCATCAGGACAGTGCCGGGGCGCCGGCTCCAGCGCTGGACGGCTTGTATGGCCGCACGGTGCCCCTCGAGGGCGGCGATACCATCGTCGCGGACGAGGCTTATATCCGCGACTCGATCCTGCAGCCCCAGAAGCATGTGGTCGCCGGCTTTCAGCCGATCATGCCGAGCTTCTCGGGTCAGATTTCCGAGAGCGAGATTTTCCAGATGATCGCCTATATCAAGTCGCTGCAGCCCGGGGACTGGCATCAGGACGACGCTTCAGGAGCAACGCAATGA
- a CDS encoding type 1 glutamine amidotransferase domain-containing protein produces the protein MSEPLNGKKIAFLATDGVEQIELTRPWKDLQGAGATLELVSLEAGEIQGFHKLDKAHTFPVDKTVADTDAADYDALVLPGGVANPDLLRMDENAVSFVKKFLNEHKPVAAICHGPWTLIEADGLKGKTLTSFPSLKTDIRNAGGTWVDEEVHVSDGLITSRNPDDLDAFSAKIIEVMSPAG, from the coding sequence ATGAGTGAACCACTGAATGGAAAGAAAATCGCCTTTCTGGCAACCGATGGCGTCGAACAGATCGAGCTGACCCGTCCCTGGAAGGACTTGCAAGGTGCAGGTGCAACCCTGGAGTTGGTGTCGCTGGAGGCCGGAGAGATTCAAGGTTTCCATAAGCTCGACAAGGCGCATACGTTTCCCGTGGACAAGACCGTAGCCGACACCGATGCCGCCGACTACGACGCGCTGGTACTGCCCGGCGGCGTAGCCAACCCGGATCTATTGCGCATGGACGAGAATGCCGTCTCGTTCGTCAAGAAGTTCCTCAACGAGCATAAGCCGGTGGCCGCCATATGCCATGGCCCCTGGACACTGATTGAGGCAGATGGGCTTAAGGGCAAAACGCTCACCTCCTTCCCCAGCTTGAAGACGGATATACGCAATGCCGGCGGCACCTGGGTCGACGAGGAAGTACACGTTTCCGATGGCCTGATTACCAGCCGCAACCCGGATGACCTGGATGCGTTCTCCGCCAAGATCATCGAGGTGATGTCGCCAGCGGGCTAA
- a CDS encoding cytochrome c oxidase subunit 3, translated as MSTTETPESAPAEQFNTMAQQRHAGLMGMWVFLITELLLFGGVFGAFIVLRVQHENVFAEAAHHLDLVLGTINTVLLLTSGLTMALAEQAVSVRRRGLSLVFLLGTILLGLVFLGIKAYEWHHEYTKQLLPVMDLPFNYPGEHPEVAELFFNFYYAMTGMHAAHMLIGIVILAVMAALVAGWRAPAKLDRQIHIVGLYWAFVDVVWIFVFTVLYLLRG; from the coding sequence ATGTCTACGACTGAGACGCCTGAATCCGCCCCCGCCGAGCAATTCAATACCATGGCCCAGCAGCGCCACGCCGGACTGATGGGTATGTGGGTGTTCCTGATAACGGAATTGCTTTTGTTTGGCGGGGTTTTCGGGGCGTTTATCGTCTTACGGGTCCAGCACGAGAACGTCTTTGCGGAGGCGGCCCATCATCTGGACCTGGTGCTGGGCACGATCAATACGGTCCTGCTGTTGACCAGTGGCCTGACGATGGCACTGGCGGAGCAGGCTGTCAGCGTGCGGCGCCGGGGCCTGAGCCTGGTGTTTCTGCTGGGGACTATTCTGCTGGGACTCGTCTTCCTCGGGATCAAGGCGTACGAGTGGCATCACGAGTACACGAAGCAGTTGCTGCCGGTGATGGATTTGCCGTTCAACTACCCGGGCGAGCACCCGGAAGTGGCCGAACTGTTCTTCAACTTCTACTACGCGATGACCGGTATGCACGCTGCGCATATGCTGATCGGCATCGTTATCCTGGCTGTCATGGCGGCGCTGGTCGCCGGCTGGCGGGCGCCTGCGAAGCTGGACCGCCAGATCCATATCGTCGGACTCTATTGGGCTTTCGTCGATGTGGTGTGGATCTTCGTATTTACTGTGCTTTACCTGCTGCGAGGCTAG
- a CDS encoding SCO family protein, which translates to MTRITWTLGWLLILMAAQSHAHSEHEAKTAEQRLEQVAFDQRIGETLPGDITFLDRTGAPVQIGQLAQGKPMVLVMSWFDCPNLCPMLLGRLAETAEKLSFAPDEYQVVAVSIDPGEGPEEAQAVERRMRSRNGDIAANWRFLSGDHAAIDRLAEAVGFDYVYDAEHDRYAHPAGLVIVDPDGTINRYLFGIDPQAPDLRLALLDAGKGEVGSPVDQVVLRCYRFNVESGQYNLAVMRLLQASGGIFMVAVVVLFFWMRRRNRL; encoded by the coding sequence ATGACACGGATCACCTGGACGCTAGGATGGCTGCTGATACTGATGGCAGCCCAGAGCCACGCCCATTCCGAACATGAGGCGAAGACGGCCGAGCAGCGCCTGGAGCAGGTCGCCTTCGATCAGCGTATCGGCGAAACCCTGCCCGGCGATATCACGTTCCTGGATCGCACGGGGGCGCCGGTACAGATCGGGCAGCTCGCCCAAGGCAAGCCCATGGTGCTGGTGATGTCCTGGTTCGATTGCCCCAATTTGTGCCCGATGCTGCTCGGCCGGCTGGCCGAGACGGCGGAGAAACTTTCGTTTGCTCCCGACGAGTACCAAGTGGTTGCCGTCAGCATCGATCCCGGCGAGGGCCCGGAAGAGGCGCAGGCGGTCGAGCGGCGGATGCGCTCGCGCAACGGTGATATTGCCGCCAACTGGCGCTTCCTGTCCGGCGATCATGCTGCTATCGACCGGCTCGCCGAGGCCGTCGGTTTCGACTATGTCTACGATGCGGAGCACGACCGCTATGCCCATCCCGCCGGGCTGGTCATCGTTGATCCGGACGGCACCATCAACCGCTATCTGTTCGGTATCGATCCTCAAGCACCGGATTTGCGCCTGGCCCTGCTGGATGCCGGAAAAGGCGAAGTGGGTAGCCCGGTGGATCAGGTGGTGCTGCGCTGTTATCGCTTCAACGTCGAGTCCGGTCAGTACAACCTGGCGGTGATGCGTTTGCTGCAGGCCTCCGGCGGCATATTCATGGTGGCTGTGGTGGTCTTGTTCTTCTGGATGCGGAGGCGTAATCGACTATGA